One window of Halorussus sp. MSC15.2 genomic DNA carries:
- a CDS encoding DUF6498-containing protein, producing the protein MRPGRTRDERLPVVGIVGTNLFPLVGVLALGWDVVALLLLYWVEIGIVLCWSGVEALFAERRSTIHSTRVPLDGLFEKRGGVRLWRGGPRVYPRNVPHTVGLLAILGGVWAFSGYSLFVLQGQELLAWTPSELVVGTVLVGAVGAFVARGVTFRSEYLGDEEYREVSAQAVAAGPATYLLTMWAFASVVEALVSTETSDVVAFVGVVGVKLGYDLYRYRTGPTASRVSDIVANRLGTDEESARTTIETPDEEPTARFFPNGRAVRLGGLLIGLGYALSVHGIFVLFPLWFLLQGATGVPVATSIVVGIVAAITAGKGIEQYVQYGSMEYGLSERSVAGYDRCLATPQWRVAYDEIETVTVTRGLSGRLSGTGTVRIRTSDGRVITLAHLPDAKRVSERVDTRVR; encoded by the coding sequence GTGCGACCCGGCCGAACACGCGACGAACGACTCCCGGTCGTCGGGATAGTCGGAACGAACTTGTTTCCATTAGTCGGCGTACTCGCTCTCGGTTGGGACGTCGTCGCGCTACTACTGCTGTACTGGGTCGAGATAGGAATCGTACTCTGTTGGTCCGGCGTCGAAGCCCTGTTCGCCGAACGACGCTCTACTATCCACAGCACGCGAGTCCCCCTCGACGGCCTGTTCGAGAAACGCGGCGGTGTCCGCCTCTGGAGAGGTGGTCCGCGGGTGTACCCCAGAAACGTCCCCCACACGGTCGGCCTGCTCGCTATCCTCGGCGGGGTCTGGGCGTTCTCCGGATACTCACTGTTCGTCTTACAGGGGCAGGAATTACTGGCGTGGACCCCCAGCGAACTGGTCGTAGGAACGGTACTAGTGGGTGCCGTCGGCGCGTTCGTCGCTCGCGGCGTCACGTTCCGGTCCGAGTATCTCGGCGACGAGGAGTACCGAGAGGTGTCGGCGCAAGCAGTAGCGGCGGGCCCGGCTACCTACTTGCTCACGATGTGGGCGTTCGCGTCGGTCGTCGAAGCCCTCGTCAGCACCGAGACCAGCGACGTGGTCGCGTTCGTCGGGGTCGTCGGTGTCAAACTCGGATACGACCTGTATCGGTACCGGACGGGACCGACCGCGAGTCGCGTCTCCGACATCGTCGCCAACCGTCTCGGCACCGACGAGGAGTCGGCACGGACGACTATCGAGACGCCGGACGAAGAACCGACCGCTCGTTTCTTCCCCAACGGGCGAGCGGTCCGTCTCGGCGGACTCCTAATCGGACTTGGATACGCACTGTCCGTACACGGGATTTTTGTCCTGTTTCCGCTGTGGTTCCTGCTTCAGGGAGCGACCGGCGTACCCGTTGCGACGAGTATCGTCGTGGGGATAGTCGCGGCTATTACCGCCGGAAAGGGAATCGAGCAGTACGTCCAGTACGGGTCTATGGAGTACGGGCTTTCCGAGCGGAGCGTCGCGGGATACGACCGCTGTCTGGCGACACCGCAATGGCGAGTGGCGTACGACGAAATCGAGACGGTTACCGTCACGAGAGGCCTGTCCGGGCGATTATCGGGGACCGGTACGGTTCGGATTCGAACCTCCGACGGTCGAGTGATTACGCTGGCCCACCTCCCGGACGCGAAACGGGTCTCGGAGAGAGTCGATACGAGAGTCCGATGA
- a CDS encoding long-chain fatty acid--CoA ligase, with protein MEWRDAEREYDDEVVGQSTMARLFEESAARHENRPAQQYKGAVYDRSLAGTAFPAAAAGEFRSLSYAEMRDVVRSLAAGFRDLGVKADDRVGIFADTRMEWAQADFGLLAAGAVVTTVYRGSSPNQVQYLLGDPDADGVVVENAELLDRVVSVQDSLDLEFAVVMDELGDRGASVADEAAFEVLTLGDLYERGSEAFDRESYESWVDARDPEDLATLIYTSGTTGKPKGVKLTHRNFRSNVNQCYKRFGPRPDKTDVPAIDENARTVSFLPLAHVLERLAGHFLMFAAGATVAYAESPETIQEDFQAVEPTTGTSVPRVYERMYDAVRAKAESSAVGERLFEWASEVGREYFETENPGAVLRAKRAVADALVFRKVRNALGGNIDFLISGGGSLSADLCALYHGMGLPILEGYGLTETSPVVAVNPPEAPKVGTIGPPVVDAEVRVDSSVVSEETFGGTDGEVGELLVKGPNVTEGYWEMPDATERAFTEDDSGERWFRTGDIVELRHDDYVEFRERAKELLVLSTGKNVAPGPIEDAFAASDVVEQAVVIGDGHKFVSALVVPNFEGVRKRAESEGIDLPDDDRDLTRHDRVRAWMDEEVERVNRQFESHEQIKQFRVVGEEFTEENGLLTPTMKKKRRNILKRFADEIDEIYEREYEEA; from the coding sequence ATGGAGTGGCGTGACGCCGAACGGGAGTACGACGACGAAGTAGTCGGCCAGTCCACGATGGCGCGACTGTTCGAGGAGAGCGCGGCCCGGCACGAGAACCGCCCGGCCCAGCAGTACAAGGGGGCCGTCTACGACCGGTCGCTCGCCGGTACCGCCTTCCCCGCGGCGGCCGCCGGGGAGTTCCGGTCGCTCTCGTACGCCGAGATGCGCGACGTGGTCCGGTCGCTCGCGGCCGGGTTCCGCGACTTGGGCGTCAAAGCCGACGACCGCGTGGGCATCTTCGCCGACACCCGGATGGAGTGGGCGCAGGCCGACTTCGGCCTGCTCGCGGCGGGCGCGGTTGTAACGACCGTCTACCGCGGGTCTTCGCCCAATCAGGTCCAGTACCTGCTCGGCGACCCCGACGCCGACGGCGTCGTCGTGGAGAACGCCGAACTGCTCGACCGCGTGGTCTCGGTGCAGGACTCGCTCGACCTCGAATTCGCGGTCGTGATGGACGAACTGGGCGACCGCGGGGCGTCGGTGGCCGACGAGGCGGCCTTCGAGGTACTGACGCTCGGCGACCTGTACGAGCGCGGGAGCGAGGCCTTCGACCGCGAGAGCTACGAGTCGTGGGTGGACGCCCGCGACCCCGAGGACCTCGCCACGCTCATCTACACCTCCGGAACGACGGGCAAGCCGAAGGGCGTGAAACTGACCCACCGCAACTTCCGGTCGAACGTCAACCAGTGCTACAAGCGGTTCGGTCCCCGGCCGGACAAGACCGACGTCCCCGCCATCGACGAGAACGCCCGGACCGTCTCGTTCCTCCCGCTGGCGCACGTCCTCGAACGACTCGCGGGCCACTTCCTGATGTTCGCCGCCGGTGCGACCGTGGCCTACGCCGAGAGTCCCGAGACCATACAGGAGGACTTTCAGGCGGTCGAACCCACGACCGGAACCAGCGTCCCGCGGGTGTACGAGCGCATGTACGACGCCGTCCGTGCGAAGGCCGAGTCCTCGGCGGTCGGCGAGCGCCTGTTCGAGTGGGCCTCCGAGGTGGGCCGGGAGTACTTCGAGACCGAGAACCCGGGAGCGGTCCTCCGGGCCAAGCGCGCCGTCGCCGACGCCCTCGTCTTCCGGAAGGTCCGGAACGCGCTCGGGGGCAACATCGACTTCCTCATCAGCGGCGGCGGGAGTCTCTCGGCCGACCTCTGCGCGCTCTATCACGGGATGGGTCTGCCGATTCTCGAAGGCTACGGCCTGACCGAGACCTCGCCCGTCGTGGCGGTCAACCCGCCCGAGGCGCCGAAAGTCGGCACCATCGGGCCGCCGGTGGTGGACGCCGAAGTTCGAGTCGATAGCTCGGTGGTGTCCGAGGAGACCTTCGGCGGCACCGACGGCGAGGTCGGCGAACTCCTCGTGAAGGGACCGAACGTCACCGAGGGCTACTGGGAGATGCCGGACGCGACGGAGCGGGCGTTCACGGAGGACGACTCGGGCGAGCGGTGGTTCCGTACCGGCGACATCGTGGAACTCCGCCACGACGACTACGTCGAGTTCCGCGAACGAGCCAAGGAACTGCTGGTCCTCTCGACCGGCAAGAACGTCGCGCCGGGACCCATCGAGGACGCCTTCGCGGCCAGCGACGTGGTCGAACAGGCGGTCGTCATCGGCGACGGCCACAAGTTCGTCTCCGCGCTCGTGGTCCCGAACTTCGAGGGCGTCCGCAAGCGCGCCGAGAGCGAGGGCATCGACCTGCCTGACGACGACCGAGACCTCACCCGTCACGACCGCGTCCGGGCGTGGATGGACGAGGAGGTCGAGCGCGTCAACCGGCAGTTCGAGTCCCACGAGCAGATAAAGCAGTTCCGCGTGGTCGGCGAGGAGTTCACCGAGGAGAACGGCCTGCTGACCCCGACGATGAAGAAGAAGCGCCGGAACATCCTGAAGCGGTTCGCCGACGAGATAGACGAGATTTACGAGCGCGAGTACGAGGAAGCCTGA
- a CDS encoding Gfo/Idh/MocA family protein encodes MGVQLTEPIRIGIVGAGNRGRNHAARYDSIPGAEVVAVADVDEAKARALAEQCGAESYPDHESMLDAADLDAANVCVHTTLHADIAVDALEAGAHVFCEKPMAGSYADAHRMSEAADRTGQRLAVQNQLLYTAETRAAKALADAGELGRIYHGIAARSPGFAFGGDGDPEEVPLGARRRGTPYVDGYGSPPFVREETAGGGVVLDLGSYTVGQLLYLMGSPDGDPPAVERVRGETFQTVPERFDAEGGTGESSEYARRIEESGYDVEDVSAAFVTFEDGSVLSVRASWSRYMEDESSAVVGTEGGVRLDSFEYFSTVADVEMRASADLEEYLFRKQFLDGERGRAAYESGIWADPLYHWVESLRGRADPLPTDDLALESMVVTDGIYRSAELGREVTREEVVEGADGNSGAE; translated from the coding sequence ATGGGAGTGCAACTCACCGAACCAATCCGAATCGGTATCGTCGGGGCGGGCAACCGCGGCCGGAACCACGCGGCGCGCTACGACTCGATTCCGGGCGCGGAAGTCGTCGCCGTCGCCGACGTGGACGAAGCGAAGGCGCGGGCGCTCGCCGAGCAGTGCGGTGCCGAAAGCTACCCCGACCACGAGTCGATGCTCGATGCGGCCGACCTCGACGCCGCGAACGTCTGTGTTCACACCACGCTCCACGCGGACATCGCGGTGGACGCTCTCGAAGCGGGCGCGCACGTCTTCTGCGAGAAGCCGATGGCGGGAAGCTACGCCGACGCTCACCGGATGAGCGAGGCGGCCGACCGGACCGGACAGCGTCTCGCGGTCCAGAACCAGTTACTCTACACCGCCGAGACGCGGGCCGCGAAGGCGTTGGCCGACGCGGGCGAACTCGGTCGAATCTACCACGGCATCGCGGCCCGGTCGCCGGGGTTCGCGTTCGGCGGCGACGGCGACCCCGAGGAAGTCCCGCTGGGCGCGCGCCGCCGCGGGACGCCCTACGTCGACGGGTACGGCTCCCCGCCCTTCGTCCGGGAAGAGACGGCGGGCGGCGGCGTCGTCCTCGACCTCGGGAGCTACACCGTCGGCCAACTCCTCTACCTGATGGGGTCGCCCGACGGGGACCCGCCCGCCGTCGAGCGCGTACGCGGCGAGACGTTCCAGACCGTGCCCGAGCGATTCGACGCCGAGGGCGGAACTGGGGAGTCGTCCGAGTACGCCCGGCGCATCGAGGAGAGCGGCTACGACGTGGAAGACGTGAGCGCGGCGTTCGTCACCTTCGAGGACGGGTCGGTCCTCTCGGTCCGGGCCAGTTGGTCGCGTTACATGGAGGACGAATCGAGCGCCGTGGTCGGCACCGAGGGCGGCGTTCGCCTCGACTCCTTCGAGTACTTCTCGACGGTCGCCGACGTGGAGATGCGCGCCAGCGCCGACCTCGAAGAGTACCTGTTTCGCAAGCAGTTCCTCGACGGCGAGCGCGGCCGAGCGGCCTACGAGTCGGGTATCTGGGCCGACCCGCTCTACCACTGGGTCGAGTCGCTCCGCGGCCGGGCCGACCCCCTGCCGACCGACGACCTCGCGCTGGAGTCGATGGTCGTCACCGACGGCATCTATCGCTCGGCGGAACTGGGCCGGGAGGTCACCCGCGAGGAGGTCGTCGAGGGCGCTGACGGGAACAGTGGGGCCGAGTAA